In Molothrus aeneus isolate 106 chromosome 13, BPBGC_Maene_1.0, whole genome shotgun sequence, a genomic segment contains:
- the RFX7 gene encoding DNA-binding protein RFX7, whose translation MSSSRAQQMHAFSWIRNTLEEHPETSLPKQEVYDEYKSYCDNLGYHPLSAADFGKIMKNVFPNMKARRLGTRGKSKYCYSGLRKKAFVHMPTLPNLDFHKTGDGLDGAEPSGQLQSADEEVVSAACRLVCEWAQKVLSQPFDTVLELARFLVKSHYIGTKSMAALTVMAGAPAGIKGIPQPSAFIPTAESNSFQPQVKTLPSPVDAKQQLQRKIQKKQQEQKLQSPLPGESPVKKTEGAATNGVTSISNGSPAILSPPPIGIVVAAVPSPIPVPRTRQLVTSPSPMGSSDSKVLPLNVQVVTQHMQSVKQPPKTPQNVPASPVGDRSARHRYPQILPKPANTSALTIRSPTTVLFTSSPIKTVVPAPHVNSLNVVKMTAISLAPSSSSVPVKQTPSVSTSAGAVEEGRTGPQIKNGSVVSLQSPGSKPSTAAATPAVKIKTEPEALLDENSAQGQESSDVSKSIKATPDLPPAQLINFEVAALKVSTDDVMELKPGKGCDQEAEEAGTKYKTQSDEITPVSSAGNNQSTLKLTVASQNLSSTSINSPPTGESMIKDKTCTKSPRKRQPSTLQDSQLPPVKKPLVEQFATGNALEGQKANNVKKALKVGSIANSDNTATLAQVPIKVPVTVPVPPTAAANLATDLSLSTNLNTCDPALEQQLASASSPDIKVKLEGNLFIIENDSKSDGSFNPNTWHHITKTSDFASVNCDQQQDISVMSIAGHSGSSDLQESAWEPVHCEGMQQDVYSQQLQSQIQDSLDQIQAQSSNQLPLQSELKEFEHTVPQSNENFFSFDDDLTQDSIVEELVLMEEQMSMNNSHPYSGCLGMALQSQAAAQGAPVSSHPSSTHFYHSIHNNSTPIHTPTPTPTPTPTPTPTPTPTSEMIAGSQNMSRESPCSRLAQTTPVDSALGSSRHTPIGTPHSNCSSSVPPSPVECRNPFAFTPISSSMAYHDASIISSSPVKPMQRPMATHPDKTKLEWMNNGYSGVGNSSVANHGILTSYQELVEDRFRKPHAFAVPGQSYQSQPRHHDTHFGRVTPVSPVQHQAAPVSSTTKQEGFAVPAPLDNKGTGSSLNNSLRCRSVSPAVHRQRNLSGSTVYPVSNIPRSNVTPFGSPVTPEVHNVFANIHADTSANNIAQRSQSVPLTVMMQTAFPSLQKQTNTKKITSVLLNKLDSDSDDAVRGLGMNNMPSNYTARMNLTQILETSSAFPSANPQSMINSSTSVYEFQTPNYLTKNSSTDQISFSSGDNQAQSDIGEQQLDFSSTVKDLLGEDSLPTNQQLVNQVASDLNNVASVFPSDIRLSSELSGSINDLNTLDTNLLFDPGRQQGQDDDATLEELKNDPLFQQICNESINSMTASGFEWMESKDHPAVEMLG comes from the exons ATGTCGTCCAGCCGTGCCCAGCAGATGCACGCCTTCTCCTGGATACGCAACACCCTGGAGGAGCACCCCGAGACGTCCCTGCCCAAGCAGGAGGTGTATGATGAGTACAA GAGCTATTGTGACAATCTTGGCTACCACCCATTAAGTGCTGCTGACTTTGGAAAGATCATGAAAAATGTCTTTCCAAATATGAAGGCCCGTCGTCTAGGCACAAGAGGCAAATCAAA ATATTGCTACAGTGGACTGAGGAAGAAGGCTTTTGTGCATATGCCAACACTGCCCAACCTTGACTTTCATAAAACTGGAGATGGG ttGGATGGAGCAGAGCCGTCGGGGCAGCTGCAAAGTGCTGATGAGGAAGTGGTGTCTGCAGCCTGCCGCCTTGTTTGTGAATGGGCCCAGAAAGTGCTGAGCCAGCCCTTTGATACGGTCTTGGAATTGGCTCGTTTCCTTGTCAAAAGTCACTATATTGGTACTAAGTCAATGGCAGCTTTAACAGTAATGGCAGGGGCACCAGCAG gaataaaagggatcccccagccctcagctttTATACCTACTGCTGAAAGTAATTCTTTTCAACCACAAGTGAAAACTCTGCCATCTCCTGTTGATGctaagcagcagctgcagcgtAAGATCCAGAAGAAGCAGCAAGAACAGAAACTGCAGTCTCCTTTGCCAGGAGAGTCCCCAGTAAAAAAAACAGAGGGCGCTGCAACCAACGGTGTGACCAGTATATCTAATGGAAGTCCTGCCATCCTGTCCCCTCCACCTATTGGCATTGTtgtggctgctgtccccagccccataCCG GTGCCAAGAACCAGGCAGTTGGTGACTTCTCCAAGTCCTATGGGATCGTCTGATAGCAAGGTCCTGCCGCTCAACGTTCAGGTGGTCACTCAGCACATGCAATCAGTCAAGCAGCCACCAAAGACTCCCCAGAACGTTCCCGCTAGCCCTGTTGGTGACCGCTCTGCCCGGCATCGCTACCCGCAGATCTTACCCAAGCCAGCAAACACCAGTGCTCTCACCATCCGCTCTCCCACCACGGTGCTATTTACCAGTAGCCCAATCAAGACTGTTGTGCCAGCTCCACACGTGAATTCCTTAAACGTGGTGAAAATGACAGCAATATCTCTCGCCCCGAGCAGCAGTAGCGTGCCCGTCAAACAGACGCCTTCAGTTAGCACTAGTGCAGGAGCAGTGGAGGAAGGGAGGACTGGTCCACAGATCAAAAACGGATCTGTTGTTTCACTTCAGTCTCCAGGATCCAAGCCTAGCACTGCTGCAGCTACACCTGCAGTCAAGATCAAAACAGAACCAGAAGCATTGCTGGATGAGAACTCTGCACAGGGCCAAGAGAGTTCTGACGTGTCTAAATCCATAAAGGCAACCCCTGACctgcctcctgcacagctgATTAATTTTGAGGTTGCAGCCTTGAAGGTTTCAACGGATGATGTCATGGAGCTAAAACCAGGTAAGGGCTGTGATCAGGAAGCTGAAGAAGCAGGGACCAAATATAAGACACAGTCTGATGAAATCACACCAGTTTCTTCAGCAGGCAATAATCAAAGCACTCTTAAGCTCACAGTTGCCAGTCAAAACTTGTCCAGCACCAGCATCAATTCACCTCCTACTGGTGAGTCTATGATTAAAGACAAAACATGCACTAAAAGTCCAAGAAAGCGACAACCTTCCACACTTCAGGATTCCCAGTTACCACCTGTAAAGAAACCACTAGTGGAGCAGTTTGCAACTGGTAATGCTCTGGAGGGTCAAAAAGCTAACAATGTTAAGAAGGCTCTGAAGGTTGGATCAATAGCTAACAGTGACAATACAGCAACACTTGCTCAAGTTCCCATCAAGGTACCCGTGACAGTACCTGTACCTCCTACAGCTGCTGCAAACTTAGCAACAGACCTTTCTTTGAGCACCAATTTAAATACCTGTGATCCTGCTTTAGAACAACAGCTTGCATCAGCATCATCTCCAGATATAAAAGTAAAATTGGAAGGAAACTTGTTTATCATAGAAAATGATTCAAAATCTGATGGCAGCTTTAACCCAAATACATGGCACCATATCACCAAAACCTCTGATTTTGCATCTGTGAACTGTGATCAGCAGCAAGATATCAGTGTTATGAGTATTGCTGGGCACTCTGGCTCTAGTGACTTACAGGAGTCGGCGTGGGAGCCGGTGCACTGCGAAGGTATGCAGCAGGATGTGTACAGCCAGCAGTTACAGAGCCAGATCCAGGACTCCTTGGATCAAATACAAGCACAGTCTTCAAATCAGTTACCTCTGCAGTCTGAGCTGAAAGAGTTTGAGCATACAGTCCCTCAGTCAAATGAAAACTTCTTTTCGTTTGATGATGACCTTACGCAGGACAGCATTGTGGAGGAGCTGGTGCTCATGGAGGAGCAAATGTCCATGAATAATTCCCATCCTTATAGTGGTTGTCTAGGAATGGCACTTCAGAGTCAGGCTGCAGCTCAAGGAGCTCCCGTATCATCTCATCCAAGCAGCACGCACTTTTACCATTCGATCCATAACAACAGCACTCCAATTCACACTCCCACCCCCACTCCCACCCCAACTCCCACTCCCACCCCAACTCCAACACCCACCTCCGAAATGATTGCTGGATCTCAGAACATGTCTCGAGAGAGCCCTTGCTCAAGGCTGGCTCAGACGACTCCTGTAGACAGTGCCCTCGGAAGCAGCCGGCACACACCCATTGGCACACCCCATTccaactgcagcagcagtgtcccTCCGAGTCCTGTGGAATGCCGAAACCCATTTGCATTTACTCCCATCAGCTCTAGCATGGCTTACCACGATGCCAGCATCATATCAAGTAGCCCTGTGAAGCCAATGCAGCGGCCTATGGCTACCCATCCTGACAAAACCAAGCTGGAGTGGATGAATAACGGCTACAGTGGGGTTGGCAATTCCTCAGTTGCCAATCATGGCATCCTCACAAGCTACCAGGAGCTGGTGGAAGATCGCTTCAGGAAACCTCACGCTTTTGCAGTTCCTGGCCAGTCGTACCAGTCTCAGCCGCGCCACCACGACACTCACTTCGGTCGTGTGACTCCTGTTTCACCTGTGCAGCACCAGGCAGCCCCTGTCAGTAGCACTACCAAGCAGGAGGGctttgctgttcctgctcctttgGACAACAAAGGAACTGGTTCATCTCTCAACAACAGTCTGAGATGCCGGAGTGTGAGCCCTGCTGTCCATCGCCAGCGTAATCTCAGTGGAAGCACTGTTTACCCTGTGTCAAATATACCACGTTCTAATGTGACACCTTTTGGAAGTCCAGTGACTCCTGAAGTTCACAACGTATTTGCTAATATCCATGCAGACACCAGTGCCAATAACATAGCACAGAGAAGCCAGTCAGTCCCGTTGACTGTGATGATGCAGACGGCCTTCCCGTCTcttcagaaacaaacaaacactaaaaaaataacCAGTGTGTTGTTAAACAAACTTGATTCTGATAGTGATGATGCAGTGAGAGGTTTGGGAATGAACAACATGCCCTCAAATTACACAGCCAGGATGAATCTCACTCAGATTTTGGAGACATCCAGCGCTTTTCCTAGTGCCAACCCACAAAGTATGATCAATTCCAGCACTTCAGTTTATGAATTCCAAACACCAAATTACCTCACAAAAAATAGCAGCACCGATCAGATCAGTTTTTCTTCTGGAGATAACCAAGCACAATCAGACATCGGAGAGCAGCAATTAGATTTTAGCAGCACTGTAAAAGACCTTTTAGGGGAGGACAGTCTGCCAACAAACCAGCAGCTGGTGAATCAGGTGGCGTCAGATCTCAATAACGTTGCATCTGTCTTTCCCAGCGACATCAGGTTGTCTTCCGAGCTCTCAGGCAGCATTAACGATCTGAACACTTTAGACACAAATCTACTGTTTGATCCAGGTCGTCAGCAGGGACAAGATGATGATGCTACACTGGAGGAATTAAAAAATGACCCCTTGTTTCAACAAATCTGCAATGAATCCATTAACTCAATGACTGCATCAGGTTTTGAGTGGATGGAGAGTAAGGATCATCCTGCTGTTGAAATGTTGGGTTAA